Proteins encoded together in one Variovorax paradoxus EPS window:
- a CDS encoding diaminopropionate ammonia-lyase, with protein MLVINKNAARGAYPGELRDILSIAEAKRTRGWLSRWSQLAPEPTPLWQLPDMAEELGVAGIFVKDESKRSPLGSFKALGAPVALVRLVLRAHPVWDPVAVLRGAHAAQLQSLVVVSATDGNHGRALAAAAQSIGARCVIVLHKHVSVEREAAIAAFGAEIVRIEGNYDASVAHAAALAQENGWQVVSDTSYAGYEDIPRDVMQGYGILADEVMEQQEGTAMFSHVILQGGVGGLAAGVASYLWEQYGEKRPTLIVVEPRQADCLLQSAINGHASNATGSVDSVMAGLACGETSPLAWRFLAPSVDAFLTIEDGDAVEAMRLLARGSAHDSPIVSGESGAAGIAALRVLTLSDDLWRKVRLDVRSKILLISTEGATAPSVYRDLVGIDADDVLRRQRAPVRF; from the coding sequence ATGCTGGTCATCAACAAGAACGCCGCCCGCGGCGCCTACCCCGGCGAGCTTCGCGACATCCTCAGCATCGCCGAGGCGAAGCGCACGCGCGGCTGGCTCTCGCGCTGGTCGCAACTCGCGCCCGAACCGACGCCGCTCTGGCAACTGCCCGACATGGCGGAGGAACTGGGCGTGGCCGGCATCTTCGTGAAGGACGAATCGAAGCGCTCGCCGCTCGGCAGCTTCAAGGCACTCGGCGCGCCCGTCGCGCTGGTGCGGCTCGTCCTGCGGGCCCATCCCGTATGGGACCCGGTGGCCGTGTTGCGCGGCGCGCACGCGGCGCAACTGCAGTCGCTGGTCGTCGTCAGCGCCACCGACGGCAACCACGGGCGTGCGCTCGCGGCCGCGGCGCAAAGCATCGGCGCGCGCTGCGTGATCGTGCTGCACAAGCATGTGAGCGTGGAGCGCGAAGCCGCCATCGCGGCCTTCGGCGCGGAAATCGTGCGCATCGAGGGCAACTACGACGCCTCGGTCGCGCACGCGGCTGCACTGGCGCAGGAGAACGGCTGGCAGGTGGTTTCCGACACCTCCTATGCCGGCTACGAAGACATTCCGCGCGACGTGATGCAGGGCTACGGCATCCTGGCCGACGAGGTGATGGAGCAGCAGGAGGGCACGGCGATGTTCTCGCACGTGATCCTGCAGGGCGGCGTCGGCGGGCTGGCCGCGGGGGTGGCGAGCTACCTGTGGGAGCAGTACGGCGAGAAGCGGCCGACCCTCATCGTCGTGGAGCCGCGCCAGGCCGATTGCTTGCTGCAGAGCGCGATCAACGGCCATGCGTCGAATGCCACCGGCAGCGTCGATTCGGTGATGGCCGGCCTGGCCTGCGGGGAAACGTCGCCGCTGGCCTGGCGTTTTCTGGCGCCGTCGGTCGATGCCTTCCTCACCATCGAGGACGGCGACGCGGTCGAGGCGATGCGCCTGCTGGCCCGGGGCTCGGCGCACGACAGCCCCATCGTGAGCGGCGAATCGGGCGCGGCGGGCATTGCGGCATTGCGCGTGCTCACGCTCTCGGACGACCTGTGGCGAAAGGTGCGCCTCGATGTTCGCTCTAAGATCCTGCTGATCAGCACCGAAGGCGCGACCGCACCCTCGGTGTACCGCGATCTCGTCGGTATCGACGCGGACGACGTCCTGCGCAGGCAGCGTGCGCCGGTGCGGTTCTAG
- a CDS encoding M20 aminoacylase family protein: MKFPEEPLRDQLAGWRRQLHAMPETGFDEAKTSAFVVDVLRALGLEVHTGIGGTGLVANLKVGDGKGVIGLRAEMDALNITEMPTDRPYASATPGKMHACGHDGHMSIVLGAARLLRERQDFDGTVRFIFQPAEEHGRGAKAMMDDGLFARFPVDEIYGLHNMPGMRAGTIATRTGGLMASEDNFVIHVKGRGTHAARPHMGIDPIVIGAQIVLALQTIVSRTLDPGAQAVVSCTEFITDGIRNAIPSNVVIKGDTRSYDPEVQKMLAARMREISEGICRMHGAACDFSYTHEFAPTVNWAECVPIAVAAATAVVGTENVDANVAPMMISEDFGAFLKVVPGAFVFLGNGAEGAPGSTPLHNGSYDFNDEVLATGARYFAEIVRLRLPR; this comes from the coding sequence ATGAAATTCCCCGAGGAACCCCTGCGCGACCAACTCGCCGGCTGGCGCCGCCAATTGCATGCGATGCCCGAGACCGGCTTCGACGAAGCGAAGACCTCGGCCTTCGTCGTCGACGTGCTGAGGGCGCTGGGCCTGGAGGTACACACCGGCATCGGCGGCACCGGGCTCGTCGCGAACCTGAAGGTCGGTGACGGCAAGGGCGTGATCGGCCTGCGCGCCGAGATGGACGCGCTCAACATCACCGAGATGCCGACCGACCGCCCCTACGCCTCGGCAACCCCCGGAAAGATGCACGCCTGCGGCCATGACGGCCACATGTCGATCGTGCTCGGCGCGGCGCGCCTCTTGCGGGAGCGGCAGGATTTCGACGGCACCGTGCGCTTCATCTTCCAGCCTGCCGAGGAGCATGGCCGCGGCGCGAAAGCCATGATGGACGACGGCCTCTTCGCGCGCTTTCCGGTCGACGAGATCTACGGCCTGCACAACATGCCCGGCATGCGCGCGGGCACCATCGCCACGCGCACGGGTGGCCTCATGGCGAGCGAGGACAATTTCGTCATCCATGTGAAGGGCCGCGGCACGCATGCCGCGCGGCCGCACATGGGAATCGACCCCATCGTCATCGGCGCGCAGATCGTGCTCGCGCTGCAGACCATCGTTTCGCGCACGCTCGACCCGGGCGCCCAGGCGGTGGTCTCGTGCACCGAGTTCATCACCGACGGCATCCGCAATGCGATTCCGTCGAACGTGGTCATCAAGGGCGACACCCGCAGCTACGACCCCGAGGTGCAGAAGATGCTGGCCGCTCGCATGCGGGAGATCAGCGAAGGCATCTGCCGCATGCACGGCGCCGCGTGCGACTTCAGCTACACGCACGAATTCGCGCCCACCGTGAACTGGGCCGAATGCGTGCCCATCGCTGTGGCGGCAGCCACGGCCGTGGTGGGGACGGAGAACGTCGATGCCAACGTGGCGCCGATGATGATTTCCGAGGACTTCGGCGCCTTCCTCAAGGTGGTGCCGGGCGCCTTCGTGTTCCTGGGCAACGGCGCCGAGGGCGCGCCCGGCAGCACGCCGCTGCACAACGGCAGCTACGACTTCAACGACGAGGTGCTCGCGACGGGCGCCCGTTACTTCGCGGAAATCGTGCGCCTGCGCCTTCCGCGCTGA
- a CDS encoding Lrp/AsnC family transcriptional regulator translates to MTSSPLDALDLRLLELIQIDSRMSQSELGERVHLSTAAVNRRLKRMRDDGVIRRYGAVLAPAALGHPLSIVAEVEVESERIDLLDAMKQSFRACPQVQQCYYVTGEWDFILILVVQDMAQYTALSRQLFFQSNNVKRFRTLVTMDPVKVSLDVPARPEPAG, encoded by the coding sequence ATGACCTCTTCTCCCCTCGATGCCCTCGACCTCCGCCTGCTGGAGCTGATCCAGATCGACAGCCGCATGTCGCAAAGCGAGCTGGGCGAGCGCGTCCACCTGTCGACGGCCGCTGTGAACCGGCGGCTCAAGCGCATGCGCGACGACGGCGTGATCCGGCGCTACGGCGCGGTGCTGGCACCTGCGGCGCTGGGCCACCCGTTGTCCATCGTGGCCGAGGTGGAAGTCGAGAGCGAGCGCATCGACCTGCTCGATGCGATGAAACAGAGCTTCAGGGCCTGCCCGCAGGTGCAGCAGTGCTACTACGTGACGGGCGAATGGGACTTCATCCTCATCCTCGTCGTGCAGGACATGGCGCAGTACACGGCACTGAGCCGGCAGCTTTTCTTCCAGAGCAACAACGTGAAGCGCTTTCGCACGCTGGTCACGATGGACCCGGTGAAGGTCAGCCTGGATGTGCCGGCGCGGCCGGAGCCGGCGGGGTAG
- a CDS encoding YceH family protein, whose amino-acid sequence MSTPLPILSLLETRVLGVLAEKQRTVPDSYPLTLNSLVSGCNQKTSRNPVLELTESQIQSAIDSLKGYSLVAESSGGRAFRYEHNIDRVLRIPSQSVILLTVLMLRGPQTAGELRIACDRMHNFADISSVEGFLDELAERPAGALVVKLARLPGARESRWAHLLSGQPAEEVAGPAGASGDGAYASHDASLGEVAALKANVARLEAELASLKALVGRVCSELGISEAG is encoded by the coding sequence ATGTCCACACCGCTGCCCATCCTGTCCCTCCTCGAAACCCGCGTGCTCGGCGTGCTCGCCGAAAAGCAGCGCACCGTGCCCGACAGCTACCCGCTCACGCTCAATTCGCTGGTGTCGGGCTGCAACCAGAAGACCAGCCGCAACCCGGTGCTCGAACTGACCGAATCGCAGATCCAGTCCGCCATCGACAGCCTGAAGGGCTACAGCCTCGTCGCGGAAAGCAGCGGCGGCCGCGCGTTCCGCTACGAGCACAACATCGACCGCGTGCTGCGCATTCCCTCGCAGTCGGTGATCCTGCTCACGGTGCTGATGCTGCGCGGGCCGCAAACGGCCGGCGAGCTGCGCATCGCCTGCGACCGCATGCACAACTTCGCGGACATCTCCTCGGTCGAAGGCTTTCTCGATGAACTCGCCGAGCGACCGGCCGGCGCGCTGGTGGTGAAGCTGGCGCGGCTGCCCGGCGCGCGCGAGAGCCGCTGGGCGCATCTGCTGAGCGGGCAGCCCGCGGAAGAAGTGGCGGGCCCGGCCGGCGCTTCGGGCGACGGAGCCTATGCCTCGCACGACGCATCGCTCGGCGAAGTCGCGGCGCTCAAGGCCAATGTGGCGCGGCTCGAAGCCGAGTTGGCATCGCTGAAGGCGCTGGTGGGGCGGGTGTGCTCGGAGCTCGGGATTTCCGAGGCGGGCTGA
- a CDS encoding phosphodiester glycosidase family protein translates to MRKLLLLLAVVLASCASVAADPRYTVVKVDLRTEKLALFLNDDTGVAFKRFDRLDAWLKAQGRQLVFAVNAGMYHADFSPVGLFVRDGREEVPLNLASGTGNFFLKPNGVFLVTDDGPRVIESSEYPAFAKRGGVHLATQSGPLLLRHGALHPALIPNSDSRKIRNGVCAIGHTAIFVMSETPVNFHDFAVYFRDVLHCRDALYLDGTVSALYSKAAGRSDFVRDLGPILGVVSP, encoded by the coding sequence ATGAGAAAGCTTCTGCTTCTGCTGGCCGTCGTCCTCGCGAGCTGCGCGTCGGTTGCGGCGGACCCGCGCTACACGGTCGTGAAGGTCGACCTTCGTACCGAGAAGCTCGCGTTGTTCCTGAATGACGACACCGGCGTCGCGTTCAAGCGCTTCGACCGCCTCGATGCCTGGCTGAAGGCGCAAGGCCGGCAGCTTGTCTTCGCGGTCAACGCCGGCATGTACCACGCGGATTTTTCGCCGGTCGGGCTCTTCGTGCGCGATGGCCGCGAAGAGGTGCCGCTCAACCTCGCGAGCGGCACCGGCAACTTCTTCCTGAAGCCGAACGGCGTGTTCCTCGTCACCGACGACGGCCCCCGCGTGATCGAGTCGTCGGAGTACCCGGCGTTCGCGAAGCGCGGCGGCGTGCACCTCGCCACGCAATCCGGCCCGCTGCTGCTGCGCCACGGCGCGTTGCACCCGGCGCTCATTCCGAATTCGGACTCGCGCAAGATCCGCAACGGCGTCTGCGCGATCGGCCACACGGCGATCTTCGTGATGAGCGAGACGCCGGTGAACTTCCACGACTTCGCGGTCTATTTCCGCGACGTGCTGCACTGCCGCGATGCCCTGTACCTGGACGGCACCGTATCGGCGCTGTACTCGAAGGCAGCGGGGCGCAGCGACTTCGTGCGCGACCTGGGGCCGATACTCGGCGTGGTGTCGCCATGA
- a CDS encoding isocitrate/isopropylmalate dehydrogenase family protein — MTTSIPATLIPGDGIGPEIVDATLAALDALKAPFTWDTQIAGLGGVKASGDPLPKATLDSIRTTRLALKGPLETPSGGGYRSSNVRLREEFQLYANLRPARTIIPGGRFDKIDLMIVRENLEGLYIGHEHYVRIDGDPHAVGMATGINTRQGCRRVLEYAFETAIATGRKKVTLVHKANIMKVLTGLFLETGEQLYAEKYKGKFELDSIIVDACAMKLVLNPWQFDMLVTTNLFGDILSDLVAGLVGGLGMAPGANIGTDAAIFEAVHGSAPDIAGKGIANPTALLLAAAMMLDHTKMPELATRLRTAIDQTLNIDNVRTGDLGGTANTAAFTKALVSRINGG, encoded by the coding sequence ATGACCACTTCCATTCCCGCAACCCTCATCCCCGGCGATGGCATCGGCCCCGAAATCGTCGACGCCACGCTGGCCGCGCTCGATGCGCTGAAGGCCCCTTTCACCTGGGACACCCAGATCGCCGGCCTCGGCGGCGTCAAGGCCTCGGGCGATCCGCTGCCGAAGGCCACGCTCGACAGCATCCGCACCACCCGCCTCGCGCTCAAGGGCCCGCTCGAAACACCATCGGGCGGCGGCTATCGCTCGTCGAACGTGCGGCTGCGGGAGGAATTCCAGCTCTACGCCAACCTGCGCCCCGCGCGCACCATCATCCCGGGCGGGCGCTTCGACAAGATCGATCTGATGATCGTGCGAGAGAACCTCGAGGGTCTCTACATCGGCCACGAGCACTACGTGCGCATCGACGGCGACCCGCACGCCGTGGGCATGGCCACCGGCATCAACACGCGGCAGGGCTGCCGTCGGGTGCTCGAGTACGCGTTCGAGACCGCCATCGCCACCGGCCGCAAGAAGGTCACGCTGGTGCACAAGGCCAACATCATGAAGGTGCTGACCGGCCTGTTTCTGGAGACGGGCGAGCAGCTCTACGCGGAAAAGTACAAGGGCAAGTTCGAGCTCGACTCGATCATCGTGGACGCCTGCGCGATGAAGCTGGTGCTCAACCCCTGGCAGTTCGACATGCTAGTGACGACCAACCTGTTCGGCGACATCCTCTCGGACCTCGTGGCCGGCCTCGTCGGCGGCCTGGGCATGGCGCCCGGCGCCAACATCGGCACCGATGCGGCAATCTTCGAAGCGGTGCACGGCTCGGCGCCCGACATCGCCGGCAAGGGCATCGCCAATCCCACCGCGCTGCTGCTGGCCGCCGCGATGATGCTCGACCACACCAAGATGCCCGAGCTGGCCACGCGCCTGCGCACGGCGATCGACCAGACGCTGAACATCGACAACGTGCGCACCGGTGACCTCGGCGGCACCGCGAACACCGCCGCGTTCACCAAGGCGCTGGTCAGCCGCATCAACGGCGGTTGA
- the metG gene encoding methionine--tRNA ligase, which yields MSAPRKLFVTTALPYANGKFHIGHMMEYIQADIWVRNQRMNGAEVNFVCADDAHGAAITIAADKAGVTPQAFVAEIAAGRKPYLDGYYISFDNWHSTDAPENHQLAQDIYRDLRANGLIETKSVEQFYDPEKGMFLADRFIKGECPNCHSKDQYGDNCEVCGAVYAPTELINPYSALSGAKPELRSSDHFFFKLSDPRCEAYLKEWTAAPGHVQSEVQNKIREWLYKDDEGKGGLGDWDISRDAPYFGIEIPDAPGKYFYVWLDAPVGYLASLKNLLDKRCIELGGDGISYTEYMADPDLEQVHFIGKDIITFHTLFWPAMLHFSGRKAPDAVYVHGHLTVSGEKMSKSRGTGIDPLKYLSIGLDPEWLRYYIAAKLNGRNEDIDFNPEDFVARVNSDLVGKYINIASRAAGFIGKRFGGKLGEVSADGDALLFALREAAGQIHSLYDGRDYARALREVMALADKVNEYVDQNKPWELAKKEGAEARLHDVCTVCIEAFRLLTLYLKPVLPALAVNVEAFLKISPLVWSDAAQPLPAGHAIGEYKHLMQRADAKVVDKLFDAPEPVAAVAAAAEAATDSLPGGEAIAPTITIDDFVKIDLRIAKIVACEKVEGSTKLLRLTLDAGEGKTRNVFSGIASAYQPEQLVGKLTVLVANLAPRKMKFGISEGMVLAASHGDEKANPGIHVLEPWPGATPGMRVR from the coding sequence ATGTCCGCCCCGCGCAAGCTCTTCGTCACCACCGCCCTGCCGTATGCCAACGGCAAGTTCCACATCGGCCACATGATGGAATACATCCAGGCCGACATCTGGGTGCGGAACCAGCGAATGAACGGCGCCGAGGTCAACTTCGTCTGCGCCGACGACGCGCACGGCGCGGCCATCACCATCGCGGCCGACAAGGCCGGCGTGACGCCGCAGGCCTTCGTGGCGGAGATCGCGGCGGGCCGCAAGCCCTACCTCGACGGCTACTACATCTCGTTCGACAACTGGCACTCGACCGACGCGCCGGAGAACCACCAGCTCGCGCAGGACATCTACCGCGACCTGCGCGCCAACGGCCTCATCGAGACCAAGAGCGTCGAGCAGTTCTACGACCCCGAAAAGGGCATGTTCCTGGCCGACCGCTTCATCAAGGGCGAGTGCCCGAACTGCCATTCGAAGGACCAGTACGGCGACAACTGCGAGGTGTGCGGCGCCGTGTACGCGCCCACCGAGCTGATCAACCCCTACTCGGCCCTCTCGGGCGCCAAGCCCGAGCTGCGCAGCTCGGACCACTTCTTCTTCAAGCTCTCGGACCCGCGCTGCGAGGCCTACCTGAAGGAATGGACCGCCGCGCCCGGTCATGTGCAGTCCGAAGTGCAGAACAAGATCCGCGAATGGCTCTACAAGGACGACGAAGGCAAGGGAGGCCTGGGCGACTGGGACATCAGCCGCGACGCGCCCTACTTCGGCATCGAGATCCCCGATGCGCCGGGCAAGTACTTCTACGTGTGGCTCGACGCGCCCGTGGGCTACCTCGCCTCGCTCAAGAACCTGCTGGACAAGCGCTGCATCGAACTGGGCGGCGACGGCATCTCGTACACCGAGTACATGGCCGACCCGGACCTGGAGCAGGTGCACTTCATCGGCAAGGACATCATCACCTTCCACACGCTCTTCTGGCCTGCGATGCTGCACTTCAGCGGCCGCAAGGCGCCCGACGCGGTGTACGTGCACGGCCACCTGACGGTAAGCGGCGAGAAGATGAGCAAGAGCCGCGGCACCGGCATCGATCCGCTCAAGTACCTGTCGATCGGCCTGGACCCCGAGTGGCTGCGCTACTACATCGCGGCCAAGCTCAACGGCCGCAACGAGGACATCGACTTCAACCCCGAGGACTTCGTTGCGCGCGTCAACAGCGACCTCGTGGGCAAGTACATCAACATCGCAAGCCGCGCGGCGGGCTTCATCGGCAAGCGCTTCGGCGGCAAGCTGGGCGAAGTGTCGGCCGATGGCGACGCGCTGCTGTTCGCGCTGCGCGAGGCGGCCGGCCAGATCCATTCGCTCTACGACGGCCGCGACTACGCCCGTGCGCTGCGCGAGGTGATGGCGCTGGCCGACAAGGTGAACGAATACGTCGACCAGAACAAGCCCTGGGAACTGGCCAAGAAAGAAGGCGCCGAGGCGCGCTTGCACGACGTGTGCACGGTGTGCATCGAGGCCTTCCGCCTGCTCACGCTGTACCTGAAGCCGGTGCTGCCGGCACTTGCGGTGAACGTCGAGGCCTTCCTGAAGATCTCACCGCTGGTGTGGTCCGACGCCGCGCAGCCTCTGCCCGCGGGCCATGCGATCGGCGAATACAAGCACCTGATGCAGCGCGCCGATGCCAAGGTGGTCGACAAGCTGTTCGATGCACCCGAGCCGGTGGCAGCCGTTGCTGCTGCCGCGGAAGCCGCGACGGATTCGCTGCCCGGCGGCGAAGCCATCGCGCCGACGATCACCATCGACGACTTCGTGAAGATCGACCTGCGCATCGCCAAGATCGTGGCCTGCGAGAAGGTCGAGGGCTCGACCAAGCTGCTGCGCCTGACGCTCGACGCGGGCGAAGGCAAGACCCGCAACGTCTTCAGCGGCATCGCCTCGGCCTATCAGCCCGAGCAGCTCGTGGGCAAGCTCACGGTGCTGGTCGCGAACCTCGCGCCGCGCAAGATGAAGTTCGGCATCAGCGAAGGCATGGTGCTGGCCGCAAGCCACGGCGACGAAAAAGCCAACCCGGGCATCCACGTGCTCGAACCGTGGCCGGGCGCAACGCCGGGCATGCGGGTTCGCTGA
- a CDS encoding SulP family inorganic anion transporter yields MQSPLNLTRFRPRLLDAMADYNRERFFKDLGAGATVGIVALPLAMAFAIASGLKPEAGIWTAIIAGFLISLLGGSAVQIGGPAGAFIVIVYGIVERYGVANLLIATACAGVLLFAAGLFGLGRLVRFVPLSIVVGFTNGIAVLILLSQLKDLLGLSVEKMPADVFSQLHAMALRIGTFNPYAFALGVVCVAGLVLWRRLPRLPLHVVQTRAVQMASRVPGPIVALVTLTLVSWGFALPVETIGTRFGGIPEGVPGFALPDFSWETVKQLVTPTLTIALLGAIESLLCARVADQLSGQPRHDPNQELMAQGIANIVTPFFGGMPATGTIARTVTNIRSGGNSPVAGIVHAVTLMVVVLLAAPLARHVPLAVLAGILVFVGLNMGEWREFTPGQLRHFSRHYRLLMLGTFFLTVVFDLTVAVQVGIVLACALFIRRMSGLFSVELETLQPPVLTYRIYGALFFGAAAKLDEAVNAAERAPRGMTVVLDATHLIYLDATGIDALRQLHRAVLARDGVLRLESLQPQPREVIERSGFAEELATGRPHAAEG; encoded by the coding sequence ATGCAGAGTCCGCTGAACCTCACCCGCTTTCGCCCCCGCCTGCTGGACGCAATGGCGGACTACAACCGGGAGCGTTTCTTCAAGGACCTGGGCGCGGGCGCGACGGTCGGCATCGTGGCGCTGCCGCTGGCCATGGCTTTCGCCATCGCGTCGGGGCTCAAGCCCGAAGCCGGCATCTGGACGGCGATCATCGCGGGCTTCTTGATCTCGCTCCTGGGCGGCTCGGCGGTGCAGATCGGCGGGCCGGCCGGCGCCTTCATCGTGATCGTCTACGGCATCGTCGAGCGCTACGGCGTGGCGAACCTGCTGATCGCCACCGCCTGCGCCGGCGTGCTGCTGTTCGCGGCGGGGCTCTTCGGGCTCGGGCGGCTGGTGCGCTTCGTTCCGCTGTCGATCGTGGTGGGCTTCACCAACGGCATCGCGGTGCTGATCCTGCTGTCGCAACTGAAAGATCTGCTCGGGCTCTCGGTCGAGAAGATGCCGGCCGACGTGTTCTCGCAACTGCATGCGATGGCGCTGCGGATCGGCACCTTCAATCCGTATGCCTTCGCGCTCGGCGTCGTCTGCGTGGCCGGGCTGGTGCTGTGGCGGCGGCTGCCTCGCCTGCCGTTGCATGTCGTGCAGACGCGGGCTGTGCAGATGGCCTCCCGCGTGCCGGGGCCGATCGTCGCGCTGGTCACGCTCACGCTGGTGTCATGGGGTTTCGCGCTGCCGGTGGAGACCATCGGCACGCGCTTCGGCGGCATTCCCGAGGGCGTTCCGGGCTTCGCGCTGCCTGATTTCTCGTGGGAGACGGTCAAGCAACTGGTCACGCCGACGCTGACCATCGCGCTGCTCGGCGCCATCGAATCGCTGCTGTGCGCGCGCGTGGCCGACCAACTGAGCGGCCAGCCGCGCCACGATCCGAACCAGGAGCTGATGGCGCAGGGCATCGCGAACATCGTCACGCCTTTCTTCGGCGGCATGCCGGCCACCGGCACCATCGCGCGCACGGTGACGAACATCCGTTCGGGCGGCAATTCGCCGGTCGCGGGCATCGTGCATGCGGTGACGCTGATGGTCGTGGTGCTGTTGGCCGCGCCGCTCGCGCGCCATGTGCCGCTTGCGGTGCTGGCGGGCATCCTGGTGTTTGTGGGGCTGAACATGGGCGAATGGCGCGAGTTCACGCCGGGCCAGTTGCGGCACTTCAGCCGGCATTACCGACTGCTGATGCTCGGCACTTTTTTCCTGACCGTCGTGTTCGACCTGACGGTGGCGGTGCAGGTGGGCATCGTGCTGGCGTGCGCGCTTTTCATCCGGCGCATGAGCGGGCTCTTCAGCGTCGAGCTCGAGACGCTGCAGCCGCCGGTGCTCACCTATCGCATCTATGGCGCGCTGTTCTTCGGCGCGGCGGCCAAGCTCGACGAGGCGGTGAACGCGGCGGAACGCGCGCCGCGCGGCATGACGGTGGTGCTGGACGCCACGCACCTGATCTACCTGGACGCCACCGGCATCGACGCGCTGCGGCAACTGCATCGCGCGGTGCTGGCGCGCGACGGGGTGCTGCGGCTCGAATCCTTGCAGCCGCAACCGCGCGAGGTGATCGAGCGTTCGGGCTTTGCGGAAGAGCTGGCGACCGGAAGGCCGCACGCGGCGGAAGGCTGA
- a CDS encoding DUF3460 family protein: MSIFRRPHYSSEITNFIEEMKEKKPTLEAEQRAGRALLWDKHLDRSLLEEYSEARVPMQPYVYQTQSK; this comes from the coding sequence ATGTCCATCTTCCGCCGCCCCCACTACTCTTCCGAGATCACCAATTTCATCGAGGAGATGAAAGAAAAGAAGCCGACGCTGGAAGCCGAACAGCGCGCCGGCCGCGCCCTCCTCTGGGACAAGCACCTCGACCGCAGCCTGCTCGAGGAGTACAGCGAAGCCCGCGTGCCGATGCAGCCGTACGTCTACCAGACCCAATCCAAGTAA